Proteins from a genomic interval of Nocardioidaceae bacterium:
- a CDS encoding PH domain-containing protein — MTDVFGAPGVHWTPVSWQLRVMRRLGVLWAVDLALVAWAVAVSLLPALEPWRVEVAATVLVLGVLAWWLVGRGARAWAYAEEEDDLYIKRGTLVRHVIAVPYGRMQFVEVTAGPLQQAFRLATVRLNTASPRSRGRIVGVTPREAARLRDRLTELGQTRSSGL, encoded by the coding sequence GTGACGGACGTCTTCGGTGCGCCCGGGGTCCACTGGACGCCGGTGTCGTGGCAGCTGCGGGTGATGCGGCGTCTCGGCGTGCTCTGGGCCGTCGACCTCGCCCTGGTCGCGTGGGCCGTCGCGGTGAGCCTGCTCCCCGCCCTCGAGCCGTGGCGGGTCGAGGTCGCCGCGACGGTGCTCGTGCTCGGCGTCCTGGCCTGGTGGCTCGTCGGTCGCGGTGCCCGTGCCTGGGCGTACGCCGAGGAGGAGGACGACCTCTACATCAAGCGGGGCACCCTGGTGCGTCACGTGATCGCGGTGCCGTACGGACGGATGCAGTTCGTCGAGGTGACCGCCGGTCCCCTGCAGCAGGCCTTCCGCCTCGCCACGGTGCGGCTGAACACCGCCTCGCCGCGGTCGCGCGGTCGGATCGTGGGTGTCACGCCGCGTGAGGCGGCCCGTCTGCGCGACCGGCTCACCGAGCTCGGCCAGACCCGCAGCTCGGGTCTGTGA
- a CDS encoding RDD family protein, which produces MSDIYAGAAAETTVTGDAVTLDLAAASVATRLLSGLIDVLLAVVLLAGGLTMTAFTAPTDALAGVGGVLSLVLAFLVLPVTVETATRGRSAGKAALGLRTVRDDGGPVSFHHVFTRHLVGVAEIWVLSGVPALLTALLHPRGKRVGDVAAGTYVVRDRFRLRLSPPPAMPPHLAAWASAADLAPLPDGTALAIRGLLQRDGSLAPGQRDLLAAELAEQVRPLVSPAPPAGTTAPDFLAAVSAERRRRDGERLARQQAQRQRLASS; this is translated from the coding sequence GTGTCGGACATCTACGCAGGCGCAGCGGCCGAGACGACGGTGACCGGGGACGCCGTCACCCTGGACCTCGCGGCCGCCTCGGTCGCGACCCGGCTGCTGTCCGGTCTCATCGACGTGCTCCTGGCCGTGGTCCTGCTCGCGGGAGGCCTGACGATGACGGCCTTCACCGCCCCGACGGATGCGCTGGCCGGGGTCGGCGGCGTGCTGAGCCTGGTGCTGGCGTTCCTCGTCCTCCCGGTCACCGTCGAGACCGCGACCCGCGGTCGTTCCGCCGGCAAGGCCGCGCTGGGACTGCGCACGGTGCGCGACGACGGGGGGCCCGTCTCCTTCCACCACGTCTTCACCCGGCACCTCGTGGGCGTCGCCGAGATCTGGGTCCTCTCCGGTGTGCCCGCCCTGCTCACCGCACTCCTCCACCCCCGCGGCAAGCGGGTCGGCGACGTCGCGGCCGGTACCTACGTCGTCCGCGACCGGTTCCGGTTGCGACTGTCGCCGCCGCCGGCGATGCCGCCGCACCTCGCCGCGTGGGCCTCTGCCGCCGACCTCGCGCCGCTGCCCGACGGCACGGCCCTCGCGATCCGGGGTCTGCTGCAGCGCGACGGCAGCCTCGCCCCCGGTCAGCGCGACCTGCTGGCCGCCGAGCTCGCCGAGCAGGTCAGGCCACTGGTCAGTCCCGCGCCGCCGGCGGGAACGACCGCCCCGGACTTCCTGGCCGCCGTGTCCGCCGAGCGTCGCCGACGCGACGGCGAGCGGCTCGCCCGGCAGCAGGCACAGCGGCAGCGCCTGGCGTCCTCGTGA
- the trmB gene encoding tRNA (guanosine(46)-N7)-methyltransferase TrmB → MTKPHAGRTTSARPHTRLTEDGRRVREVLSYSRRGARLTEKQHRAWSRRADEWVVPTESVEDGRVSWSDVFGRKAPLVVEVGSGVGETAAAYAAAHPEHDVLALEVWQPGMAELLHRADEAGAHNVRVLGLDAVWALDHLFEPGSVHELWTFFPDPWPKARHHKRRIVTPAFTGRVATVLRPGGTWRLATDWPPYAEWMTEVIGEEPRLRGGVVERWTERPATKFERRGRAAERPVVDLAYVVEDSRA, encoded by the coding sequence GTGACCAAGCCGCACGCCGGGCGTACGACCTCGGCCAGACCGCACACCCGTCTGACCGAGGACGGTCGTCGGGTGCGGGAGGTGCTCTCCTACTCCCGTCGTGGGGCCCGGCTCACCGAGAAGCAGCACCGAGCCTGGAGCCGTCGGGCCGATGAGTGGGTGGTGCCGACGGAGTCCGTCGAGGACGGACGCGTGAGCTGGTCCGACGTCTTCGGCCGAAAGGCGCCGCTGGTCGTCGAGGTCGGGTCCGGTGTCGGGGAGACCGCAGCGGCGTACGCGGCGGCACACCCCGAGCACGACGTGCTCGCCCTCGAGGTCTGGCAGCCCGGCATGGCCGAGCTGCTGCACCGAGCGGACGAGGCCGGGGCCCACAACGTCCGGGTGCTCGGCCTGGACGCGGTGTGGGCGCTGGACCATCTCTTCGAGCCCGGGTCCGTGCACGAGCTGTGGACCTTCTTCCCCGACCCGTGGCCCAAGGCGCGGCACCACAAGCGCCGGATCGTCACCCCCGCCTTCACCGGGAGGGTGGCCACGGTGCTGCGACCGGGCGGCACGTGGCGGCTGGCGACGGACTGGCCGCCCTATGCCGAGTGGATGACCGAGGTCATCGGCGAGGAGCCCCGGCTCCGCGGTGGGGTCGTGGAGCGCTGGACCGAGCGGCCCGCCACGAAGTTCGAGCGTCGCGGTCGGGCGGCGGAGCGACCCGTCGTCGACCTGGCCTACGTCGTGGAAGACTCCCGCGCATGA
- the tuf gene encoding elongation factor Tu, with protein sequence MAKAKFERTKPHMNIGTVGHIDHGKTTLTAAITQVLHKQFPDLNQASAFDMIDKAPEERQRGITISIAHVEYQTENRHYAHVDCPGHADYIKNMITGAAQMDGAILVVAATDGPMPQTREHVLLARQVGVPALVVALNKCDMVDDEELIELVEMEVRELLSEYDFPGDDVPVVRVAAFPALNGDEKWSESIMELMNAVDEYLPQPERETDKPFLMPVEDVFTITGRGTVITGRIERGIVKVNEEVEIVGIRPGSQKSTVTGIEMFRKLLDTGEAGENVGLLLRGTKREDVERGMVVIKPGTNTPHTNFEASVYILSKEEGGRHTPFFDNYRPQFYFRTTDVTGVVTLPEGTEMVMPGDTTDMSVELIQPIAMEDGLRFAIREGGRTVGAGRVTKVTQ encoded by the coding sequence ATGGCTAAGGCGAAGTTCGAGCGGACAAAGCCGCACATGAACATCGGCACCGTCGGTCACATCGACCACGGCAAGACCACGCTCACCGCGGCGATCACGCAGGTCCTGCACAAGCAGTTCCCGGACCTGAACCAGGCTTCCGCCTTCGACATGATCGACAAGGCCCCCGAGGAGCGTCAGCGCGGCATCACGATCTCGATCGCGCACGTCGAGTACCAGACGGAGAACCGTCACTACGCCCACGTCGACTGCCCCGGTCACGCGGACTACATCAAGAACATGATCACCGGCGCGGCCCAGATGGACGGCGCGATCCTCGTGGTCGCCGCCACCGACGGCCCGATGCCGCAGACCCGTGAGCACGTGCTGCTCGCCCGCCAGGTCGGCGTGCCGGCCCTGGTCGTGGCGCTCAACAAGTGCGACATGGTCGACGACGAGGAGCTCATCGAGCTCGTCGAGATGGAGGTGCGCGAGCTCCTCTCCGAGTACGACTTCCCGGGCGACGACGTCCCGGTCGTACGCGTGGCCGCCTTCCCGGCGCTGAACGGCGACGAGAAGTGGTCCGAGTCGATCATGGAGCTCATGAACGCGGTCGACGAGTACCTCCCGCAGCCGGAGCGCGAGACCGACAAGCCGTTCCTGATGCCCGTCGAGGACGTCTTCACCATCACCGGTCGCGGCACGGTCATCACCGGCCGCATCGAGCGCGGCATCGTGAAGGTCAACGAGGAGGTCGAGATCGTCGGCATCCGTCCGGGCTCGCAGAAGTCCACGGTCACCGGCATCGAGATGTTCCGCAAGCTGCTCGACACCGGCGAGGCGGGCGAGAACGTCGGCCTGCTGCTCCGCGGCACCAAGCGCGAGGACGTCGAGCGCGGCATGGTCGTCATCAAGCCGGGCACCAACACCCCGCACACGAACTTCGAGGCCAGCGTCTACATCCTCTCCAAGGAGGAGGGCGGCCGTCACACGCCGTTCTTCGACAACTACCGCCCGCAGTTCTACTTCCGCACCACGGACGTGACCGGCGTGGTGACCCTTCCCGAGGGCACCGAGATGGTCATGCCCGGTGACACCACCGACATGAGCGTCGAGCTGATCCAGCCGATCGCCATGGAGGACGGTCTGCGGTTCGCGATCCGCGAGGGCGGTCGCACCGTCGGCGCCGGCCGCGTCACCAAGGTCACCCAGTGA
- the fusA gene encoding elongation factor G encodes MTTDLTKVRNIGIMAHIDAGKTTTTERILFYTGISYKIGEVHDGAATMDWMEQEQERGITITSAATTCWWKDRQINIIDTPGHVDFTVEVERSLRVLDGAVAVFDGVAGVEPQSMTVWRQANKYRVPRMCFINKLDRTGANFFYCVDTIVERLKATPLVMQLPIGAESDFLGVVDLVGMRALTWRGETALGEDYDVEEIPAELAEQAAEYREKFLETLAEADDDIMEKYLEGEDLSVEEIEAAVRRATLADKLVPVFCGTAFKNKGVQPLLDAVIKYLPSPLDVDSIVGHDPRDEEKEVLRRPSEEEPFAALAFKIAADPHLGKLTFIRVYSGRLEAGSTVLNPVSGKRERIGKIYQMHANKREEIASVGAGQIVAVMGLKDTTTGQTLCDEKNGVVLESMTFPAPVISVAIEPKTKSDQEKLGMAIQRLAEEDPTFQVKTDEETGQTVISGMGELHLDILVDRMKREFRVEATVGKPQVAYRETIKRKVENHSYTHKKQTGGSGQFAKVIISVEPSIDEETGTGAGYEFVNNVTGGRVPKEYIPSVDQGAQEGMQFGTLAGYPMVDVKVSLEDGAYHDVDSSELAFKIAGNQAFKEACRMAKPVLLEPMFAVEVTTPENYLGDVIGDINSRRGQVGAMFERGGERVVEALVPLSEMFGYVGDLRSKTSGQASYAMEFDSYAEVPSNVAEEIVAKVRGE; translated from the coding sequence ATCACCACGGACCTCACCAAGGTCCGCAACATCGGCATCATGGCGCACATCGATGCCGGCAAGACCACCACCACCGAGCGGATCCTGTTCTACACCGGCATCTCCTACAAGATCGGTGAGGTCCACGACGGCGCTGCCACGATGGACTGGATGGAGCAGGAGCAGGAGCGTGGCATCACGATCACGTCCGCTGCGACCACGTGCTGGTGGAAGGACCGCCAGATCAACATCATCGACACGCCCGGGCACGTCGACTTCACGGTCGAGGTGGAGCGCTCGCTCCGCGTGCTCGACGGTGCCGTCGCCGTCTTCGACGGCGTGGCCGGCGTCGAGCCGCAGTCGATGACCGTGTGGCGTCAGGCCAACAAGTACCGCGTGCCGCGCATGTGCTTCATCAACAAGCTCGACCGCACCGGTGCGAACTTCTTCTACTGCGTCGACACGATCGTGGAGCGGCTCAAGGCCACCCCGCTGGTCATGCAGCTGCCGATCGGTGCCGAGTCCGACTTCCTCGGAGTGGTCGACCTCGTCGGCATGCGCGCCCTCACCTGGCGCGGGGAGACCGCGCTGGGCGAGGACTACGACGTCGAGGAGATCCCGGCCGAGCTCGCCGAGCAGGCCGCGGAGTACCGCGAGAAGTTCCTCGAGACGCTGGCCGAGGCCGACGACGACATCATGGAGAAGTACCTCGAGGGCGAGGACCTCTCCGTGGAGGAGATCGAGGCGGCCGTCCGCCGCGCGACCCTGGCCGACAAGCTCGTCCCGGTCTTCTGCGGCACCGCGTTCAAGAACAAGGGCGTGCAGCCCCTGCTCGACGCGGTCATCAAGTACCTGCCCTCGCCGCTGGACGTCGACTCGATCGTGGGCCACGACCCCCGCGACGAGGAGAAGGAGGTGCTCCGTCGCCCGAGCGAGGAGGAGCCCTTCGCAGCACTCGCGTTCAAGATCGCCGCGGACCCGCACCTGGGCAAGCTGACCTTCATCCGCGTCTACTCGGGCCGCCTCGAGGCGGGCTCGACCGTGCTCAACCCGGTCTCGGGCAAGCGCGAGCGGATCGGCAAGATCTACCAGATGCACGCCAACAAGCGTGAGGAGATCGCCTCGGTGGGCGCCGGCCAGATCGTGGCCGTGATGGGCCTCAAGGACACCACCACGGGTCAGACCCTGTGCGACGAGAAGAACGGCGTCGTGCTGGAGTCCATGACCTTCCCGGCCCCGGTGATCTCGGTCGCCATCGAGCCGAAGACCAAGTCCGACCAGGAGAAGCTCGGCATGGCGATCCAGCGTCTCGCCGAGGAGGACCCCACCTTCCAGGTCAAGACGGACGAGGAGACCGGCCAGACCGTCATCTCCGGCATGGGCGAGCTGCACCTCGACATCCTGGTCGACCGCATGAAGCGCGAGTTCCGCGTGGAGGCGACCGTCGGCAAGCCGCAGGTCGCCTACCGCGAGACGATCAAGCGCAAGGTCGAGAACCACTCCTACACGCACAAGAAGCAGACCGGTGGCTCCGGCCAGTTCGCGAAGGTCATCATCTCCGTCGAGCCCAGCATCGACGAGGAGACCGGCACCGGTGCGGGCTACGAGTTCGTCAACAACGTCACCGGCGGCCGTGTGCCGAAGGAGTACATCCCCTCGGTCGACCAGGGCGCGCAGGAGGGCATGCAGTTCGGCACGCTCGCCGGCTACCCCATGGTCGACGTGAAGGTCTCGCTCGAGGACGGCGCCTACCACGACGTCGACTCCTCCGAGCTGGCCTTCAAGATCGCCGGCAACCAGGCCTTCAAGGAGGCCTGCCGCATGGCCAAGCCCGTGCTGCTCGAGCCGATGTTCGCCGTGGAGGTGACGACGCCGGAGAACTACCTCGGTGACGTCATCGGTGACATCAACTCCCGCCGCGGCCAGGTCGGCGCGATGTTCGAGCGTGGTGGCGAGCGCGTCGTCGAGGCGCTCGTGCCGCTGTCGGAGATGTTCGGCTACGTCGGGGACCTGCGGTCGAAGACCTCGGGTCAGGCGTCGTACGCGATGGAGTTCGACTCCTACGCCGAGGTGCCCTCGAACGTCGCCGAGGAGATCGTCGCCAAGGTGCGCGGCGAGTGA
- the rpsG gene encoding 30S ribosomal protein S7, producing MPRKGPAPKRPVDVDPVYGSQVVSQLVSKVLMDGKKQVAQRIVYTALEGCREKTGTDPVVTLKRALDNVKPAIEVKSRRVGGATYQVPIEVKAGRSTTLALRWLVGYAQDRREKTMSERLMNEILDASNGLGAAVKKREDTHKMAESNRAFAHYRW from the coding sequence ATGCCTCGCAAGGGTCCCGCCCCCAAGCGCCCGGTCGACGTCGACCCGGTCTACGGCTCGCAGGTCGTCTCGCAGCTGGTGAGCAAGGTGCTCATGGACGGCAAGAAGCAGGTCGCCCAGCGCATCGTCTACACCGCCCTCGAGGGCTGCCGCGAGAAGACCGGCACCGACCCGGTCGTCACGCTCAAGCGCGCGCTCGACAACGTCAAGCCGGCCATCGAGGTCAAGTCCCGCCGCGTCGGCGGCGCGACCTACCAGGTGCCGATCGAGGTCAAGGCCGGTCGCTCCACCACGCTGGCGCTGCGCTGGCTCGTCGGCTACGCCCAGGACCGTCGCGAGAAGACGATGTCCGAGCGGCTGATGAACGAGATCCTCGACGCCTCCAACGGCCTCGGTGCCGCGGTGAAGAAGCGCGAGGACACGCACAAGATGGCCGAGTCCAACCGCGCCTTCGCCCACTACCGCTGGTGA
- the rpsL gene encoding 30S ribosomal protein S12 — protein sequence MPTIQQLVRKGRQDKVSKNKTPALKGSPQRRGVCTRVYTTTPKKPNSALRKVARVRLSSGVEVTAYIPGVGHNLQEHSIVLVRGGRVKDLPGVRYKIIRGSLDTQGVKNRKQARSRYGAKKEKS from the coding sequence GTGCCCACCATCCAGCAGCTGGTCCGCAAGGGCCGGCAGGACAAGGTGTCCAAGAACAAGACGCCGGCGCTGAAGGGTTCTCCCCAGCGTCGCGGCGTGTGCACGCGGGTGTACACGACCACTCCGAAGAAGCCGAACTCCGCCCTGCGCAAGGTCGCGCGCGTGCGCCTGTCCAGCGGCGTCGAGGTCACCGCCTACATCCCCGGTGTCGGCCACAACCTGCAGGAGCACTCGATCGTGCTGGTGCGCGGCGGTCGTGTGAAGGACCTGCCCGGCGTGCGCTACAAGATCATCCGCGGCTCGCTCGACACCCAGGGTGTCAAGAACCGCAAGCAGGCTCGCAGCCGTTACGGCGCGAAGAAGGAGAAGAGCTGA